Proteins encoded in a region of the Zea mays cultivar B73 chromosome 2, Zm-B73-REFERENCE-NAM-5.0, whole genome shotgun sequence genome:
- the LOC103646769 gene encoding ABC transporter G family member 25 isoform X1 — translation MRDARAPQLQQRAHGGVGVVVVLLVLLAGAASGQQQAQPPPVVPPADLPDVERQLNNLTNDIAVTISDKFSFCVADLEEDWNEAFNYTSDLSFVDRCLTETQGDLVQRLCTPDEVKFYLASLYDRDGDKNINLKTNINCNISSWGRGCDAGWACAADPVVVVRDPRNGVPLRARGCQACCEGFFCPRGLTCMLPCPLGSYCPRATANQTTGLCDPYKYQITPNSTNGCGGADMWADIQSTEEIFCPAGYHCPSTTRKDNCSTGHYCRLGSTAQEKCIIKGSCDENTENENVKILGACIVGALCLLLLVIYNCSDKFLSIRERRKARSRENAIQLARQQLKAQEGWRAAKQFARRHVSGMQGHLSRTFSRRVSFRQPVDPHSSSRRVQEAPLMTQEMSDSAVFASESRSEITEVVMPSVVVDVSDGGEVVVVDTKEDKPAPKGKHRSTHTQVFKYAYGEIEKEKFQQQQESRNLTFTGVVAMAKDQQREITRPLIKVEFRDLTLMLGNNKKKKLLRSINGELRPGRVTAVMGPSGAGKTTFLNAVTGKLNGYKMTGSVLVNGKDVNIRSYKKIIGFVPQDDIVHGNLTVEENLWFSAKCRLPASMKHRDKVLVVERVIDSLDLQGTRNSLVGTVEKRGISGGQRKRVNVGIEMVMEPSLLILDEPTSGLDSSSSQLLLRALRHEALEGVNVCAVVHQPSYTLYNMFDDLMLLAKGGLVVYNGPVKTVEEYFTTTLGIHVPDRVNPPDHYIDILEGIVKPESAGIIKAKHLPVHWMLHNGYEVPSDMQDDAKEIGEQTPQLRSGSSVSAGSTPHCLPLRNAFAEERDRLEQHLSKPKDLSSRKTAGILMQYKYYLGRVTKQRLREARLLMVDFLILGLAGICLGTIAKLSDKTFGMPGYIYTIIAVSLLCKIAALRSFSLERLQYFRERESGMSSLAYFLARDTIDHFSTVVKPIIYLSMFYYFNNPRSTIADNYIVLLALVYCVTGIGYTFAICFSPGSAQLCSALVPVVLTLLATQKSTPTFIKRLCYSKWALEGFIIVNAKKYPGVWLITRCGLLFQNQFDIHNYKLCILILFMYGLFFRMVAFAAMILLKKR, via the exons ATGCGCGATGCGAGGGCTCCGCAGCTCCAGCAGCGAGCCCATGGCGGcgtcggcgtcgtcgtcgtcctcctcgtcCTCCTCGCAGGCGCCGCCAGCGGCCAGCAGCAGGCGCAGCCGCCGCCGGTAGTACCTCCGGCGGACCTGCCGGACGTGGAGAGGCAGCTCAACAACCTGACCAACGACATCGCAGTCACCATCTCCGACAAGTTCAGCTTCTGCGTTGCCGACCT GGAGGAGGACTGGAACGAGGCCTTCAACTACACGTCCGACCTCAGCTTCGTGGATCGGTGCCTCACGGAGACCCAAG GCGACCTGGTCCAGCGTCTATGCACGCCGGACGAAGTGAAGTTCTACCTGGCAAGCCTGTACGACCGCGACGGCGACAAGAACATCAACCTCAAGACGAACATAAACTGCAACATCTCGTCCTGGGGGAGGGGGTGCGACGCCGGATGGGCCTGCGCCGCCGACCCGGTGGTCGTCGTTCGGGATCCCAGGAACGGCGTCCCGCTCAGAGCGAGGGGCTGCCAGGCATGCTGCGAGGGCTTCTTCTGCCCGCGCGGCCTCACTTGCATGCTCC CTTGTCCGCTAGGCTCCTACTGCCCACGCGCCACGGCGAACCAGACGACTGGCCTCTGCGACCC GTACAAGTACCAGATCACCCCGAACTCGACGAACGGTTGCGGAGGCGCTGACATGTGGGCCGATATCCAGAGCACCGAAGAGATCTTCTGCCCGGCTGGTTACCACTGTCCGAGCACAACAAGGAAGGACAACTGCAGCACTGG GCACTATTGTAGGCTCGGTTCCACCGCTCAAGAGA AGTGCATAATAAAGGGCTCCTGCGATGAGAACACGGAGAACGAAAACGTCAAGATCCTTGGAGCTTGCATAGTG GGTGCTCTGTGCCTGCTGCTACTGGTCATATACAACTGCTCGGACAAGTTCCTCAGCATCCGCGAGCGGAGGAAAGCGAGGTCGAGGGAGAACGCCATCCAGCTGGCCCGGCAGCAGCTGAAGGCGCAGGAGGGGTGGAGGGCGGCGAAACAGTTTGCGAGGAGGCATGTGAGCGGCATGCAGGGCCATCTCTCGCGCACGTTCTCGAGACGGGTGTCGTTTCGGCAGCCGGTGGACCCGCACAGCTCCAGCCGCAGGGTGCAGGAGGCGCCGCTGATGACGCAGGAGATGTCAGACTCTGCCGTGTTTGCGTCCGAGAGCAGGAGCGAGATCACGGAGGTGGTGATGCCGTCGGTTGTTGTCGACGTCAGCGACGGCGGAGAGGTCGTCGTGGTGGACACGAAGGAGGACAAGCCTGCGCCCAAGGGAAAGCACAGGTCCACCCATACACAGGTGTTCAAGTACGCGTACGGCGAGATCGAGAAGGAGAAGTTCCAGCAGCAGCAGGAGAGCAGGAACCTGACCTTCACCGGGGTGGTTGCCATGGCCAAGGATCAGCAGAGGGAGATAACGAGGCCGTTGATCAAGGTCGAGTTCAGGGACCTGACGTTGATGCTCGGGAATAAtaagaagaagaagctgctgaggTCCATCAACGGCGAGCTCCGGCCGGGGCGTGTGACTGCTGTCATGGGCCCGTCAGGCGCCGGCAAGACCACGTTCCTCAACGCCGTCACCGGGAAGCTCAACGGCTACAAGATGACGGGCTCTGTCCTCGTTAATGGAAAGGACGTCAACATCCGCTCTTACAAGAAGATCATTGGCTTCGTGCCGCAAGACGACATCGTCCATGGGAACCTCACCGTGGAGGAAAACCTCTGGTTCAGTGCAAAGTGCAG GCTACCTGCAAGCATGAAGCATCGCGACAAGGTGCTGGTAGTGGAGAGAGTAATCGACTCTCTGGACCTTCAGGGGACCAGGAACTCGTTGGTGGGAACCGTGGAAAAGCGCGGGATTTCTGGCGGGCAGAGGAAGCGCGTCAACGTGGGCATCGAGATGGTGATGGAGCCATCCCTTCTAATCCTGGACGAGCCAACGTCTGGCCTGGACAGCTCCTCGTCGCAGCTCCTCCTCAGAGCTCTCCGGCACGAGGCGCTGGAAGGCGTCAATGTCTGTGCTGTCGTCCACCAACCCAGCTACACGTTGTACAACATGTTCGACGATCTGATGCTGCTCGCGAAAGGAGGCTTGGTGGTCTACAACGGCCCCGTAAAGACGGTCGAGGAGTACTTCACGACGACTCTCGGGATCCATGTCCCCGACCGTGTCAACCCGCCAGACCACTACATTGACATCCTTGAGGGCATCGTTAAGCCTGAGTCTGCTGGCATCATCAAAGCCAAGCATCTGCCAGTGCACTGGATGCTTCACAATGGTTATGAAGTGCCAAGCGACATGCAGGACGATGCCAAGGAGATCGGCGAACAGACCCCACAGTTGAGGTCCGGCTCCTCAGTTTCTGCTGGCTCAACCCCTCACTGCCTCCCCCTCAGGAACGCCTTCGCAGAAGAGCGCGACCGTCTCGAGCAACATTTGTCGAAACCCAAGGACCTGTCTAGCAGAAAAACGGCAGGGATACTCATGCAGTACAAATACTACTTGGGAAG GGTCACGAAGCAGCGGCTGCGTGAAGCTAGGCTGCTCATGGTTGATTTCCTGATACTTGGCCTAGCTGGTATCTGCTTAGGGACGATAGCGAAGCTCAGTGACAAGACATTCGGGATGCCTGGCTACATATACACTATCATTGCAGTTT CTCTTCTGTGCAAGATTGCAGCACTGCGGTCATTCTCACTGGAGCGGCTGCAGTACTTCAGGGAAAGAGAGTCTGGGATGAGCTCTCTGGCATACTTTCTTGCTAGGGACACGATTGATCATTTCAGTACGGTTGTGAAGCCCATCATTTACCTGTCTATGTTCTACTACTTCAATAACCCAAGATCAACGATTGCCGACAACTACATCGTGCTCCTCGCGCTTGTGTATTGTGTGACGGGGATCGGATACACTTTCGCTATCTGCTTCAGTCCTGGCTCAGCGCAGCTG TGTTCTGCACTTGTACCGGTTGTTCTGACCCTGTTAGCCACTCAAAAGAGCACTCCGACATTCATCAAGAGACTGTGCTACTCAAAATGGGCGTTGGAGGGCTTCATAATTGTAAATGCCAAGAA GTATCCTGGAGTCTGGCTTATAACTCGCTGCGGCCTGCTGTTCCAGAATCAGTTTGATATCCACAACTACAAGCTCTGCATTCTgattttgttcatgtatggtctcTTCTTCAGGATGGTGGCATTTGCTGCAATGATTTTACTCAAGAAGAGATGA
- the LOC103646769 gene encoding ABC transporter G family member 25 isoform X2, with translation MRDARAPQLQQRAHGGVGVVVVLLVLLAGAASGQQQAQPPPVVPPADLPDVERQLNNLTNDIAVTISDKFSFCVADLEEDWNEAFNYTSDLSFVDRCLTETQGDLVQRLCTPDEVKFYLASLYDRDGDKNINLKTNINCNISSWGRGCDAGWACAADPVVVVRDPRNGVPLRARGCQACCEGFFCPRGLTCMLPCPLGSYCPRATANQTTGLCDPYKYQITPNSTNGCGGADMWADIQSTEEIFCPAGYHCPSTTRKDNCSTGHYCRLGSTAQEKCIIKGSCDENTENENVKILGACIVGALCLLLLVIYNCSDKFLSIRERRKARSRENAIQLARQQLKAQEGWRAAKQFARRHVSGMQGHLSRTFSRRVSFRQPVDPHSSSRRVQEAPLMTQEMSDSAVFASESRSEITEVVMPSVVVDVSDGGEVVVVDTKEDKPAPKGKHRSTHTQVFKYAYGEIEKEKFQQQQESRNLTFTGVVAMAKDQQREITRPLIKVEFRDLTLMLGNNKKKKLLRSINGELRPGRVTAVMGPSGAGKTTFLNAVTGKLNGYKMTGSVLVNGKDVNIRSYKKIIGFVPQDDIVHGNLTVEENLWFSAKCRLPASMKHRDKVLVVERVIDSLDLQGTRNSLVGTVEKRGISGGQRKRVNVGIEMVMEPSLLILDEPTSGLDSSSSQLLLRALRHEALEGVNVCAVVHQPSYTLYNMFDDLMLLAKGGLVVYNGPVKTVEEYFTTTLGIHVPDRVNPPDHYIDILEGIVKPESAGIIKAKHLPVHWMLHNGYEVPSDMQDDAKEIGEQTPQLRSGSSVSAGSTPHCLPLRNAFAEERDRLEQHLSKPKDLSSRKTAGILMQYKYYLGRVTKQRLREARLLMVDFLILGLAGICLGTIAKLSDKTFGMPGYIYTIIAVSLLCKIAALRSFSLERLQYFRERESGMSSLAYFLARDTIDHFSTVVKPIIYLSMFYYFNNPRSTIADNYIVLLALVYCVTGIGYTFAICFSPGSAQLCSALVPVVLTLLATQKSTPTFIKRLCYSKWALEGFIIVNAKKYPGVWLITRCGLLFQNQFDIHNYKLCILILFMYGLFFRMVAFAAMILLKKR, from the exons ATGCGCGATGCGAGGGCTCCGCAGCTCCAGCAGCGAGCCCATGGCGGcgtcggcgtcgtcgtcgtcctcctcgtcCTCCTCGCAGGCGCCGCCAGCGGCCAGCAGCAGGCGCAGCCGCCGCCGGTAGTACCTCCGGCGGACCTGCCGGACGTGGAGAGGCAGCTCAACAACCTGACCAACGACATCGCAGTCACCATCTCCGACAAGTTCAGCTTCTGCGTTGCCGACCT GGAGGAGGACTGGAACGAGGCCTTCAACTACACGTCCGACCTCAGCTTCGTGGATCGGTGCCTCACGGAGACCCAAG GCGACCTGGTCCAGCGTCTATGCACGCCGGACGAAGTGAAGTTCTACCTGGCAAGCCTGTACGACCGCGACGGCGACAAGAACATCAACCTCAAGACGAACATAAACTGCAACATCTCGTCCTGGGGGAGGGGGTGCGACGCCGGATGGGCCTGCGCCGCCGACCCGGTGGTCGTCGTTCGGGATCCCAGGAACGGCGTCCCGCTCAGAGCGAGGGGCTGCCAGGCATGCTGCGAGGGCTTCTTCTGCCCGCGCGGCCTCACTTGCATGCTCC CTTGTCCGCTAGGCTCCTACTGCCCACGCGCCACGGCGAACCAGACGACTGGCCTCTGCGACCC GTACAAGTACCAGATCACCCCGAACTCGACGAACGGTTGCGGAGGCGCTGACATGTGGGCCGATATCCAGAGCACCGAAGAGATCTTCTGCCCGGCTGGTTACCACTGTCCGAGCACAACAAGGAAGGACAACTGCAGCACTGG GCACTATTGTAGGCTCGGTTCCACCGCTCAAGAGA AGTGCATAATAAAGGGCTCCTGCGATGAGAACACGGAGAACGAAAACGTCAAGATCCTTGGAGCTTGCATAGTG GGTGCTCTGTGCCTGCTGCTACTGGTCATATACAACTGCTCGGACAAGTTCCTCAGCATCCGCGAGCGGAGGAAAGCGAGGTCGAGGGAGAACGCCATCCAGCTGGCCCGGCAGCAGCTGAAGGCGCAGGAGGGGTGGAGGGCGGCGAAACAGTTTGCGAGGAGGCATGTGAGCGGCATGCAGGGCCATCTCTCGCGCACGTTCTCGAGACGGGTGTCGTTTCGGCAGCCGGTGGACCCGCACAGCTCCAGCCGCAGGGTGCAGGAGGCGCCGCTGATGACGCAGGAGATGTCAGACTCTGCCGTGTTTGCGTCCGAGAGCAGGAGCGAGATCACGGAGGTGGTGATGCCGTCGGTTGTTGTCGACGTCAGCGACGGCGGAGAGGTCGTCGTGGTGGACACGAAGGAGGACAAGCCTGCGCCCAAGGGAAAGCACAGGTCCACCCATACACAGGTGTTCAAGTACGCGTACGGCGAGATCGAGAAGGAGAAGTTCCAGCAGCAGCAGGAGAGCAGGAACCTGACCTTCACCGGGGTGGTTGCCATGGCCAAGGATCAGCAGAGGGAGATAACGAGGCCGTTGATCAAGGTCGAGTTCAGGGACCTGACGTTGATGCTCGGGAATAAtaagaagaagaagctgctgaggTCCATCAACGGCGAGCTCCGGCCGGGGCGTGTGACTGCTGTCATGGGCCCGTCAGGCGCCGGCAAGACCACGTTCCTCAACGCCGTCACCGGGAAGCTCAACGGCTACAAGATGACGGGCTCTGTCCTCGTTAATGGAAAGGACGTCAACATCCGCTCTTACAAGAAGATCATTGGCTTCGTGCCGCAAGACGACATCGTCCATGGGAACCTCACCGTGGAGGAAAACCTCTGGTTCAGTGCAAAGTGCAG GCTACCTGCAAGCATGAAGCATCGCGACAAGGTGCTGGTAGTGGAGAGAGTAATCGACTCTCTGGACCTTCAGGGGACCAGGAACTCGTTGGTGGGAACCGTGGAAAAGCGCGGGATTTCTGGCGGGCAGAGGAAGCGCGTCAACGTGGGCATCGAGATGGTGATGGAGCCATCCCTTCTAATCCTGGACGAGCCAACGTCTGGCCTGGACAGCTCCTCGTCGCAGCTCCTCCTCAGAGCTCTCCGGCACGAGGCGCTGGAAGGCGTCAATGTCTGTGCTGTCGTCCACCAACCCAGCTACACGTTGTACAACATGTTCGACGATCTGATGCTGCTCGCGAAAGGAGGCTTGGTGGTCTACAACGGCCCCGTAAAGACGGTCGAGGAGTACTTCACGACGACTCTCGGGATCCATGTCCCCGACCGTGTCAACCCGCCAGACCACTACATTGACATCCTTGAGGGCATCGTTAAGCCTGAGTCTGCTGGCATCATCAAAGCCAAGCATCTGCCAGTGCACTGGATGCTTCACAATGGTTATGAAGTGCCAAGCGACATGCAGGACGATGCCAAGGAGATCGGCGAACAGACCCCACAGTTGAGGTCCGGCTCCTCAGTTTCTGCTGGCTCAACCCCTCACTGCCTCCCCCTCAGGAACGCCTTCGCAGAAGAGCGCGACCGTCTCGAGCAACATTTGTCGAAACCCAAGGACCTGTCTAGCAGAAAAACGGCAGGGATACTCATGCAGTACAAATACTACTTGGGAAG GGTCACGAAGCAGCGGCTGCGTGAAGCTAGGCTGCTCATGGTTGATTTCCTGATACTTGGCCTAGCTGGTATCTGCTTAGGGACGATAGCGAAGCTCAGTGACAAGACATTCGGGATGCCTGGCTACATATACACTATCATTGCAGTTT CTCTTCTGTGCAAGATTGCAGCACTGCGGTCATTCTCACTGGAGCGGCTGCAGTACTTCAGGGAAAGAGAGTCTGGGATGAGCTCTCTGGCATACTTTCTTGCTAGGGACACGATTGATCATTTCAGTACGGTTGTGAAGCCCATCATTTACCTGTCTATGTTCTACTACTTCAATAACCCAAGATCAACGATTGCCGACAACTACATCGTGCTCCTCGCGCTTGTGTATTGTGTGACGGGGATCGGATACACTTTCGCTATCTGCTTCAGTCCTGGCTCAGCGCAGCTG TGTTCTGCACTTGTACCGGTTGTTCTGACCCTGTTAGCCACTCAAAAGAGCACTCCGACATTCATCAAGAGACTGTGCTACTCAAAATGGGCGTTGGAGGGCTTCATAATTGTAAATGCCAAGAA GTATCCTGGAGTCTGGCTTATAACTCGCTGCGGCCTGCTGTTCCAGAATCAGTTTGATATCCACAACTACAAGCTCTGCATTCTgattttgttcatgtatggtctcTTCTTCAGGATGGTGGCATTTGCTGCAATGATTTTACTCAAGAAGAG ATGA